The Phaeobacter sp. A36a-5a DNA segment AAATCTCTGTTGGCTCGATTGGAGCAGGAAAAATGACCACACGCGCCGGCTTTGTTGCCCTGATTGGTGAGCCCAACGCGGGCAAATCCACCCTTCTCAACCGTATGGTTGGGGCAAAGGTGTCGATTGTAACCCATAAGGTGCAGACCACTCGCGCCCGCATCCGCGGTGTCGCCATGGAGGGGGAGAGCCAGATCGTCTTTGTCGACACGCCTGGTCTGTTCCAGCCGCGGCGGCGTCTGGACCGCGCGATGGTTGCTGCCGCCTGGGGTGGAGCTGCGGACGCTGATGTGGTTGTTCTGATGGTTGAGGCGCATCGTGGTATCACCGAAGGGGTAGAGCGCATCCTGGAAGGTTTGGAGAACATCGGCGAGGGGCGCAAGATTGCCCTCGCAATCAACAAGATCGACCGTGTTCAATCCGAAGTGCTTCTTGGCCTGACCAAGGAACTCAACGACCGCTACCCCTTTGCCGACACATTTATGATCTCGGCCGAGAAGGGCCACGGTGTCGACCATCTGCGCAGCTGGCTGGCGGAGCAGCTGCCAGAAGGCCCGTGGCTCTACCCAGAGGACCAGATCGCCGATCTGCCAATGCGGATGATCGCCGCAGAGATGACCCGCGAGAAACTGACCCTGCGCCTGCACCAGGAACTGCCCTACCAACTGACGGTGGAAACTGAAAACTGGGAAGAGCGCAAAGATGGCTCCGCCAAGATCGACCAGATCATCTATGTCGTGCGCGATGGTCACAAGGGCATCATTCTGGGCAAGCGTGGCGAGACCATCAAGGCTGTGAGCCAAGCGGCGCGCGCTGAGCTGGAAGAGTTCCTGGACCGCAAGGTGCATCTCTTCCTGCAGGTGAAGGTCCGCCCGAACTGGCTGGAAGAATCCGAGCGCTATTCCGAGATGGGCCTCGATTTCAAGGACGGGAATTGATCCCATATGGCGCGGCTGACCGCCAGTTTCTGGGTGCAGGCCTATCTCACCCGATTGCGGCTCGCCGACATCCCTGCCTTTGTGACCTCTCATGGTGATGACACAGCGGGGGCCGTATTGGTGAAGCTGAACACGCTGGACCGTCGGGCGCAGGCTCTGCACCGCTCCTATGACCTGATGAGCGGCTTGCGCAGCTGGGTCACTCTGGCCGAGGGGGATGAGGCGGATGTCGATGCCGCCATCGCCAAACAGCGCAGTTTCGACCTTGACCTCTGGGTAATCGAGGTCGAAGATCGCGATGGGCGGCATTTGCTGGACGAGCCGGGGCTAGATTGATCATGGAGTGGCGCGACGAAGGCATATTGCTGACGATGCGCCGCCATGGGGAAAGTGCTGCCATCGTGGATGCGTTTACCGTCGAACACGGGCGTCACTCCGGGATCGTCCGCGGTGGCGCGGGGCGCCGGATGGCGCCGGTGTTGCAGCCGGGTGCCCAACTGGACCTGACCTGGCGCGCGCGGCTCGAAGACCATCTTGGCAGCTATCAGGCTGAGCTGATCCGCAGCCGCGCCGCCACGGCAATGTCCAGCCGATTGGCGCTTGCCGGGCTGAACGCGGTGACGGCGCTGCTCGCCTTCTGCCTGCCTGAACGCGAACCGCACCCGGACCTGTATCTGCGCAGCGCGCAGCTTCTGGACCTTCTGGGGCGTGACGATATCTGGCCGCTGGCCTATCTGCGCTGGGAAGTTGCGCTGCTGGAGGAGATGGGCTTCGGCTTGGATCTCGATCACTGCGCCGTCACTGGCAGTCGACATGAGCTGATCTATGTCTCCCCCAAAAGCGGGCGAGCGGTGTCGCGCGCTGGGGCGGGGGAATGGGCCGACCGCATGTTGCCCTTGCCGGACGTGTTACTGGGACGTGGAGGGGCCGAGACGCAGGACATCGTGGCGGCTTTGTCCACCACGGGCTTCTTTCTGGAACACAGGCTTGCACCATCGCTGGGCAACATCCCGCTACCAGAGGCGCGGGGGCGCTTTTTGGATGTGCTCAGTCGGCAGCCTTGAAAACCATCTCGCGCCCGGTGTCATTTGACAGGATCATGACGTCGCCCTTGATCTCCACGATCTGCATCTGCTGCAAGGCGTCGAGAACCGCCACCTCTTCTCCGAGAGCCGGACAAACACGGCGCGTGGTCGCCATCTGCGCTAGGTCAAACCACGGGTAGGGGACGTCCAGCCGTGCGGTGAAACGATTGCAGGGCAGGGCGCCGGACACGTTCTCCCCGCGATCAAAGGACAGGGTTGTGGCGTCTTTCACAATATGGCCGTCGATCTCCTGCAGCTGCCATAGCACGCCACGGCCGCCGTAGCCGCGCAGGGTTTCATCACCGAAACAGCCCGTTAGGGGCAAAGCGCAAGTCAGGGTGACGAGAGAGAAAAACTTGGTCCGCATCGCCGCACGCTACTCGATGAGGGGGCGAGGTCAACCAACCAGGGAGGTGCAAAGATAAAAAAGACCCGGCGCGAAACGCACCGGGTCAGAGGAGTGTCCAGGGGAGTTAATGACTGAACTCAGGCCAAGAGGCGTCTCGCGATGACTTGCGCCTGAATTTCTGCAGCGCCTTCAAAGATGTTGAGAATGCGGGCATCGCAGAGCACGCGGCTGATCTTGTATTCCAAGGCAAACCCATTGCCTC contains these protein-coding regions:
- the era gene encoding GTPase Era gives rise to the protein MTTRAGFVALIGEPNAGKSTLLNRMVGAKVSIVTHKVQTTRARIRGVAMEGESQIVFVDTPGLFQPRRRLDRAMVAAAWGGAADADVVVLMVEAHRGITEGVERILEGLENIGEGRKIALAINKIDRVQSEVLLGLTKELNDRYPFADTFMISAEKGHGVDHLRSWLAEQLPEGPWLYPEDQIADLPMRMIAAEMTREKLTLRLHQELPYQLTVETENWEERKDGSAKIDQIIYVVRDGHKGIILGKRGETIKAVSQAARAELEEFLDRKVHLFLQVKVRPNWLEESERYSEMGLDFKDGN
- a CDS encoding DUF1491 family protein, giving the protein MARLTASFWVQAYLTRLRLADIPAFVTSHGDDTAGAVLVKLNTLDRRAQALHRSYDLMSGLRSWVTLAEGDEADVDAAIAKQRSFDLDLWVIEVEDRDGRHLLDEPGLD
- the recO gene encoding DNA repair protein RecO codes for the protein MEWRDEGILLTMRRHGESAAIVDAFTVEHGRHSGIVRGGAGRRMAPVLQPGAQLDLTWRARLEDHLGSYQAELIRSRAATAMSSRLALAGLNAVTALLAFCLPEREPHPDLYLRSAQLLDLLGRDDIWPLAYLRWEVALLEEMGFGLDLDHCAVTGSRHELIYVSPKSGRAVSRAGAGEWADRMLPLPDVLLGRGGAETQDIVAALSTTGFFLEHRLAPSLGNIPLPEARGRFLDVLSRQP
- a CDS encoding META domain-containing protein, translating into MRTKFFSLVTLTCALPLTGCFGDETLRGYGGRGVLWQLQEIDGHIVKDATTLSFDRGENVSGALPCNRFTARLDVPYPWFDLAQMATTRRVCPALGEEVAVLDALQQMQIVEIKGDVMILSNDTGREMVFKAAD